One region of Eleutherodactylus coqui strain aEleCoq1 chromosome 5, aEleCoq1.hap1, whole genome shotgun sequence genomic DNA includes:
- the LOC136629141 gene encoding oocyte zinc finger protein XlCOF7.1-like yields the protein MEKDTNKMVERVLNLSLEIIFQLTGEDYTVVKKTSSDGSRTPLCNGWGRSLSPVTGPPPHPLIHEDINLQKILELTNKMIELLTGEVPIRCQDVAVYFSMEEWEYLEGHKDLYKDAMMETCQMLTSPVPSSKRSPPERCPRPLLPQDHQLLYQDEDLINIKTTNTNVRGDQRGKEEIPTSNRSDDSTGSSEGQLIAADFEADDDSRQNRDEETAIIPDITSALHSKDPSSDPLIQVPSSDSSVTDKQKKSHRKRDLQSAHTGEKPNSCSECGKCFTTKGYLLVHQRIHTGEKPFSCSECGKCFTSKSNLISHQISHTGQKLFSCSECEKCFTREAILLVHQRRHKGEKPFSCSECGRCFTTKGCLVVHQRTHTGERRFSCLDCGRCFTTKEYLIVHQRSHTGEQPFSCSDCGKCFSRKSNLVAHQRSHTAEKPFSCLECGKFYTSKANLVLHQRIHTGEKLFSCSECEKCFLQKAKLVRHQRIHTGVKPFSCLECGKRFIVKDQLAKHQRIHTGEQPFSCSECDKCFTSKINLEGHQRTHTGEKPYSCAECGKCFTQKSNFDLHQRNHTGEKPFSCSECGKCFKNKQRLVIHQRIHTGVKPFLCLECGKRFTVKNQLVTHQITHTGEKPFSCSECDKSFTSKAYLVVHQRTHTGEKAYSCAECGVGFTSKAYLVVHQRIHTGEKPF from the exons ATGGAGAAGGACACAAACAAGATGGTGGAGAGGGTATTAAATCTCAGCCTAGAGAtaatcttccagcttactggagag gattacacagtagtaaagaagacctctagtgatggcagtCGGACCCCACTGTGTAATGGATGGGGAAGATCCCTGAGCCCAGTcacggggcccccacctcaccccctgatacatgaggacatcaatttacagaagattctagaactcaccaacaagatgattgagctgctgactggagag gttcctataaggtgtcaggatgtcgctgtctatttctccatggaggagtgggagtatttagaaggtcacaaggatctgtacaaggatgccATGATGGAGACCTGCCAGATGCtcacatcaccag ttccatccagtaagagaagcccaccagagagatgtccccgtcctcttcttccacaggaccatcag cttttgtatcaggatgaagatctgatcaATATTAAAACTACAAAcacaaatgtgaggggcgatcagcggggtaaagaggagattcctacaagTAACCGctcag atgacagtACTGGGAGCTCAGAAGGACAACTGAtagctgcagattttgaagcagatGATGATAGTAGACAAAATAGAGATGAAGAAACTGCCATTATCCCTGATATcacctcagcccttcacagcaaagatccgtcatctgatcctcttatacaggtcccatcttctgattcatcagtaactgataagcagaagaaaagtcacagaaaacGAGATCTTCAAAgtgctcacacaggagagaagccgaattcatgttcagaatgtgggaaatgttttactacaaaaggatatcttcttgtacatcagagaattcacacaggggagaagccattttcatgttcagaatgtggaaaatgttttactagcaaatcAAATCTCATTTCACATCAGATAAgtcacacagggcagaagctattttcatgttcggaatgtgagaaatgttttaccaGGGAAGCAATTCTTCTTGTACATCAGAGAAGGCAcaaaggggagaagccattttcatgttcagaatgcgggaGATGTTTTACTACGAAAGGATgtcttgttgtacatcagagaactcacacaggagagagacgATTTTCATGTTTAGATTGTGGAAGATGTTTTACTACTAAAGAATATCTTAttgtacatcagagaagtcacacgggggaacagccattttcatgttcagattgtggcaaATGTTTTTCTAGGAAATCTAATCTTGTTgcgcatcagagaagtcacacagcggagaagccattttcctgtttagaatgtggcaaattttatactagcaaagcaaatcttgttctacatcagagaatccacacaggagagaagttattttcatgttcagaatgtgagaaatgttttttaCAGAAAGCAaaacttgttagacatcagagaattcacacaggagtgaagccattttcatgtttagaatgtggaaaaCGTTTTATTGTTAAAGATCAACTTGCTAAACATcagcgaattcacacaggggagcagccattttcatgttcagaatgtgacaaatgttttactagcaaaaTCAATCTTGAaggacatcagagaactcacacaggagaaaagccgtattcatgtgcagaatgtgggaaatgttttactcagaaatcaaaTTTTGAtctacatcagagaaatcacacaggagagaagccattttcatgttcagaatgtgggaagtgttttaaaaataaacaacgaCTCGTtattcatcagagaattcacacaggagtgaagccatttttatgtttagaatgtggaaaaCGTTTTACTGTTAAAAATcaacttgttacacatcagataactcacacaggagagaagccattttcatgttcggaatgtgaCAAAAGTTTTACTAGCAAAGCATatcttgttgtacatcagagaactcacacaggagaaaaggcatattcatgtgcagaatgtggggtGGGTTTTACCAGCAAAGCATatcttgttgtacatcagagaattcacacaggggagaaaccattttaa